A genomic window from Streptomyces sp. WMMC940 includes:
- a CDS encoding mycothiol-dependent nitroreductase Rv2466c family protein, whose protein sequence is MTEQRTVDFWFDPVCPYTWIASRWMVEVTKVRPVDVRWRVMSLSVLNEHRDDNPEGEWEDYMWAPVRVCAAVEERFGRQALGDLFTAMGTRFHLQGDWGNLTAALADAGLPEEIAEAAGSTAYDEAIRSSHAQAVALAGGDIGTPVVSVAGPGGERVGFFGPVVSPAPTGETAGLLWDGFVLMAAVPGFHEVKRTRTGEPRFDMDH, encoded by the coding sequence ATGACCGAACAGCGGACCGTCGACTTCTGGTTCGACCCCGTGTGCCCGTACACGTGGATCGCCTCGCGGTGGATGGTGGAGGTCACCAAGGTCCGGCCGGTGGACGTCCGCTGGCGGGTGATGAGTCTTTCGGTGCTCAACGAGCACCGGGACGACAACCCCGAGGGCGAGTGGGAGGACTACATGTGGGCTCCGGTGCGGGTGTGTGCCGCCGTGGAGGAGCGGTTCGGCCGGCAGGCGCTCGGCGACCTCTTCACGGCGATGGGCACCCGCTTCCACCTCCAGGGGGACTGGGGGAACCTCACCGCGGCCCTGGCGGACGCCGGGCTGCCGGAGGAGATCGCGGAGGCCGCCGGGTCCACCGCCTACGACGAGGCGATCCGGTCCTCGCACGCGCAGGCCGTCGCCCTGGCCGGCGGTGACATCGGCACCCCGGTGGTCTCGGTCGCCGGGCCCGGTGGCGAACGCGTCGGCTTCTTCGGTCCGGTCGTCTCCCCCGCTCCCACCGGGGAGACGGCCGGACTGCTGTGGGACGGTTTCGTGCTGATGGCCGCCGTGCCGGGCTTCCACGAGGTCAAGCGGACCCGGACCGGCGAGCCCCGGTTCGACATGGACCACTGA
- a CDS encoding ester cyclase, giving the protein MSQNVEVVRRMIKAYNTGGTDDVHEFIHPEYLNPATMEHGIGEGPEAFAMAVAWVRMTFSEDAHLEEVKIEERGDWVRAYLVLYGRHVGPMVGFAPTGRRFSGEQIHLLRVVDGKIRDHRDWPEYQSTYRQLGEPWPEPDGWRR; this is encoded by the coding sequence ATGAGTCAGAACGTCGAGGTGGTACGGCGGATGATCAAGGCGTACAACACGGGCGGGACCGACGACGTCCACGAGTTCATCCACCCGGAGTACCTGAATCCGGCCACGATGGAGCACGGTATCGGGGAAGGGCCCGAGGCGTTCGCGATGGCGGTAGCCTGGGTGCGGATGACCTTCTCCGAGGACGCGCATCTGGAGGAGGTCAAGATCGAGGAGCGGGGCGACTGGGTCCGGGCGTACCTGGTGCTCTACGGCCGGCACGTCGGACCGATGGTGGGCTTCGCCCCCACCGGCCGCCGCTTCTCCGGTGAGCAGATCCATCTGCTGCGCGTCGTCGACGGCAAGATCAGGGACCATCGGGACTGGCCCGAGTACCAGAGCACCTATCGCCAGCTCGGTGAGCCGTGGCCGGAGCCGGACGGCTGGCGCCGATAG
- a CDS encoding alpha/beta fold hydrolase has product MAQRVVTSKDVELWSEDFGDPADPALLLVTGGNLTAMSWPVEFVERLVAGGLHVIRYDHWGVGRSTGWDPAERPYGYVELAADAVAVLDGWDVERAHFVGMSMGTVLCQLVALDHPQRMLSMSMTLGGALDVDFPGNIRRAFAGEPSADGLPLPQERFLKALAVMNEEVDGLEAELDRRVRRWKLFSGDAVAFDDAEFRRWERQAIDHSGSLTEPQVHYAVQPPPRERAPELRDVRVPTQVVQAMEDPIAPPPHGRHLAGLIPGAELVEITGMGHALPGSVHRPLAEAVLRHVHRQR; this is encoded by the coding sequence GTGGCACAACGCGTCGTCACGTCGAAGGACGTGGAACTGTGGAGCGAGGATTTCGGCGACCCCGCCGACCCCGCCCTGCTCCTGGTGACGGGAGGGAACCTCACCGCGATGAGCTGGCCCGTCGAGTTCGTCGAACGGCTCGTCGCCGGCGGGCTGCACGTGATCCGCTACGACCACTGGGGGGTGGGCCGCTCCACCGGCTGGGATCCGGCCGAGCGCCCCTACGGCTATGTCGAGCTGGCCGCCGACGCCGTCGCGGTGCTCGACGGCTGGGACGTCGAGCGGGCCCACTTCGTCGGCATGTCGATGGGCACGGTCCTGTGCCAGCTGGTCGCGCTGGACCACCCCCAGCGGATGCTGAGCATGTCGATGACGCTCGGCGGAGCACTCGACGTGGATTTCCCCGGCAACATCCGCCGCGCCTTCGCCGGGGAGCCCTCCGCCGACGGACTCCCCCTGCCGCAGGAACGGTTCCTGAAGGCGCTCGCCGTCATGAACGAGGAGGTGGACGGCCTGGAGGCGGAACTCGACCGGCGGGTGCGCCGGTGGAAGCTGTTCTCCGGCGACGCGGTCGCCTTCGACGACGCCGAGTTCAGGCGGTGGGAACGGCAGGCCATCGACCACTCGGGGTCCCTCACCGAGCCGCAGGTGCACTACGCGGTGCAGCCGCCGCCGCGCGAGCGCGCCCCCGAGCTGCGCGACGTTCGCGTCCCCACCCAGGTCGTCCAGGCCATGGAGGACCCGATCGCCCCGCCGCCGCACGGTCGCCACCTCGCCGGTCTGATCCCCGGCGCGGAGCTGGTGGAGATCACGGGCATGGGGCACGCGCTGCCCGGCTCGGTGCACCGGCCGCTCGCCGAGGCCGTGCTCAGGCACGTGCACCGGCAGCGGTGA
- a CDS encoding SDR family NAD(P)-dependent oxidoreductase, whose amino-acid sequence MSDTASTPSAPGAVVVTGGGSGIGRAVARAFADEGAAVLVVGRTAADLAGTAKGYDTIGTLAVDLTEADAPGKVVETALRELGGIDVLVNNAAALGHRALADVDAEQVTTQLGTNLAAPVLLTRCALDALAAGGGTVVNVSSSGARGSRAWPGNGVYGAAKAALDFLTRTWAVELAPRGIRVVGVAPGLVDSGFAERAGMSAEQYDGMLHHVGALTPQGRVGTPEDIAWWITQLTRPGAHHLTGAVLPVDGGLSLT is encoded by the coding sequence ATGTCTGACACAGCTTCCACGCCCTCCGCCCCGGGGGCGGTCGTGGTGACCGGAGGCGGCTCCGGGATCGGGCGGGCCGTCGCACGCGCCTTCGCCGACGAGGGCGCGGCGGTACTCGTCGTCGGCCGCACGGCCGCCGACCTCGCCGGCACGGCGAAGGGGTACGACACCATCGGCACGCTCGCCGTCGACCTCACCGAGGCGGACGCGCCGGGGAAGGTCGTGGAGACCGCGCTGCGCGAGCTGGGCGGGATCGACGTCCTGGTGAACAACGCCGCCGCACTGGGCCACCGCGCCCTCGCCGACGTCGACGCGGAGCAGGTGACCACCCAGCTCGGCACGAACCTCGCGGCGCCCGTGCTGCTCACCCGGTGCGCGCTCGACGCCCTCGCCGCCGGCGGCGGCACGGTGGTGAACGTCAGCTCGTCCGGTGCGCGGGGGTCCCGGGCCTGGCCGGGCAACGGCGTGTACGGAGCCGCCAAGGCGGCGCTCGACTTCCTCACCCGTACCTGGGCGGTCGAACTCGCGCCACGCGGCATCCGGGTCGTCGGCGTCGCCCCCGGGCTGGTCGACTCCGGTTTCGCGGAGCGGGCGGGCATGTCGGCCGAGCAGTACGACGGCATGCTCCACCACGTCGGCGCCCTGACACCCCAGGGCCGTGTCGGGACCCCCGAGGACATCGCCTGGTGGATCACGCAGCTGACCCGGCCGGGCGCCCACCACCTGACCGGCGCCGTGCTGCCGGTCGACGGCGGCCTCTCCCTGACATGA
- a CDS encoding methyltransferase, which translates to MSGTGGGTAGGAGADERPVDALVRMSNLVTPMALRVAATLRLVDHLRAGATSSEALAEATGAAPDALSRLMRHLAAAGVLEETGPGRYAPTRIGDLLAEDDPSRQRSWLDLDQAVGRADLTFLDLREAVRTGRPQYEAHYGKPFWTDLAEDDALGASFDTLMTTREDEAFAAPVAAYDWSRAGHVLDVGGAPGGLLSAVLRAAPGARGTLLDLPGAAERARERIAAAGTDGRIDVVGGDFFDELPVSADVVVLSFVLLNWSDADALRILGRCRDALRPGGRIVLLERAEAPSGGARTSDLYFSVLDMRMLVFLGGRVRTDREWAGLAGAAGLDIVSRTGPLVSPNVPLDSCLWEMAPR; encoded by the coding sequence GTGAGCGGTACGGGCGGCGGAACCGCCGGCGGCGCCGGCGCGGACGAACGGCCCGTAGACGCCCTGGTGCGGATGTCGAACCTGGTGACCCCGATGGCGCTGCGCGTCGCGGCCACCCTGCGGCTGGTCGACCACCTCAGAGCCGGCGCCACGAGCTCCGAGGCCCTCGCCGAGGCCACCGGAGCGGCCCCGGACGCGCTGTCGCGGCTGATGCGGCACCTGGCGGCCGCCGGGGTCCTGGAGGAGACCGGACCCGGCCGGTACGCGCCGACCCGCATCGGCGACCTGCTCGCCGAAGACGACCCGTCCCGGCAGCGTTCCTGGCTCGACCTGGACCAGGCCGTCGGCCGTGCGGACCTGACGTTCCTCGATCTGCGCGAGGCGGTCCGCACCGGTCGGCCGCAGTACGAGGCCCACTACGGAAAGCCGTTCTGGACGGACCTGGCCGAGGACGACGCGCTCGGTGCCTCCTTCGACACCCTGATGACGACACGGGAGGACGAGGCCTTCGCCGCGCCCGTCGCCGCGTACGACTGGAGCCGGGCAGGGCATGTGCTCGACGTCGGCGGCGCTCCCGGCGGACTGCTCAGCGCCGTCCTGCGGGCCGCGCCCGGGGCCCGCGGCACGCTGCTGGACCTGCCCGGCGCGGCGGAGAGGGCGCGCGAGCGCATCGCGGCGGCCGGAACGGACGGCCGCATCGACGTCGTCGGCGGCGACTTCTTCGACGAACTGCCGGTGTCCGCCGATGTCGTCGTGCTGTCGTTCGTGCTCCTCAACTGGTCGGACGCGGACGCGCTGCGGATCCTCGGCCGCTGCCGTGACGCCCTGCGGCCGGGGGGCCGGATCGTGCTGCTGGAGAGGGCCGAGGCGCCGTCCGGCGGGGCACGGACATCGGACCTCTACTTCAGCGTGCTCGACATGCGCATGCTGGTGTTCCTCGGCGGCAGGGTCCGCACCGACCGCGAGTGGGCCGGTCTGGCCGGCGCCGCCGGCCTCGACATCGTCTCCCGGACCGGGCCCCTGGTGTCGCCCAACGTGCCGCTGGACTCGTGCCTCTGGGAGATGGCCCCGCGCTGA
- a CDS encoding aromatase/cyclase, whose translation MTNNHRAEHRITVEAPARTVFGLIADVEAWPRVFPPTVHVDVLQRTAGEERIRIWATANAAVKTWTSRRVLDSDGLRVSFRQEVSQPPVAAMSGEWIVEPLSESRALVRLTHDFRAVDDDPEGAEWITRAVDRNSDAELGALRRAAERAGADDLSLQFDDVVEVAGGPAEVYDFLYDARRWEERLPHVKRVEIEESTPNLQLLEMDTLTPNGAIHTTTSVRVCFPDAAIVYKQLRTPALMSVHNGRWHIATSPSGCTVTSTHTVVLNPDAVVPVLGEGATVEDARTFVRDALSRNSTATMLLAKEYAERAVRER comes from the coding sequence ATGACGAACAACCACCGTGCCGAGCACCGGATCACCGTGGAGGCACCCGCGCGCACCGTCTTCGGCCTGATCGCGGACGTCGAGGCATGGCCCCGGGTCTTTCCCCCGACCGTGCACGTGGACGTCCTCCAACGGACCGCCGGCGAGGAGCGCATCCGGATCTGGGCGACCGCCAACGCCGCCGTCAAGACGTGGACCTCGCGCCGCGTCCTCGACTCCGACGGCCTTCGGGTGAGCTTCCGCCAGGAGGTGTCCCAGCCGCCGGTCGCCGCCATGAGTGGCGAATGGATCGTCGAGCCGCTGTCGGAGTCCCGGGCCCTGGTCCGCCTCACCCACGACTTCCGGGCCGTCGACGACGACCCGGAGGGCGCGGAGTGGATCACCCGGGCCGTCGACCGCAACAGCGACGCGGAACTGGGCGCGCTCAGGCGGGCCGCGGAACGGGCCGGTGCGGACGACCTTTCGCTGCAGTTCGACGACGTGGTGGAGGTGGCCGGCGGCCCCGCGGAGGTCTACGACTTCCTCTACGACGCCCGGCGGTGGGAGGAGCGGCTGCCGCACGTGAAGCGGGTCGAGATCGAGGAGAGCACCCCGAACCTGCAACTGCTGGAGATGGACACGCTCACCCCGAACGGCGCGATCCACACGACGACGTCGGTACGGGTCTGCTTCCCCGACGCAGCCATCGTCTACAAGCAGCTGAGGACACCCGCGCTGATGTCCGTCCACAACGGCCGCTGGCACATCGCGACAAGCCCGTCCGGGTGCACCGTCACCTCGACGCACACGGTCGTACTGAACCCCGACGCGGTCGTTCCGGTCCTCGGCGAGGGCGCCACGGTCGAGGACGCGCGCACCTTCGTCCGCGACGCGCTGAGCCGCAACAGCACCGCGACGATGCTGCTGGCCAAGGAGTACGCCGAGCGCGCCGTACGGGAGCGCTGA
- a CDS encoding activator-dependent family glycosyltransferase — protein sequence MRVLFTTFGARNHVHAQVAPAWALRVAGHEVRVASHPDLGDVIARTGLTAVPVGRELNEDRVMEELREREDASRDTYDDAPDAQLLLAMDELRPEKLTYDHMHGVLTAMTSAVFQNYSSAEMIDDLVEFARAWRPDLVVWDPLTFAGSVAARVTGAAHARLMFGLDLVGRMRESYLAEVHRRPTALREDPMREWLGWVMERYGGAFSEDLVTGQWTIDPVPNSLRLPVDLPYVPVRCVAYNGRGSIPAWLRAVPERPRVCLTLGVSHREVMGGDQASIGELIDAVAGLDVEVVATLNARQLREVRALPDNVRTVDFVPMDALLPSCSAVISHGGSGTVHTAFLYGVPQILVPGTMWDNGIRADLVERSGAGLRLDADALTAEALRDALSRVLAEPSFAAGADRLRRETLATPAPRDIVPVLESLTAEHRRHGATGHDDHPARNDV from the coding sequence ATGCGCGTCCTGTTCACCACCTTCGGCGCCCGCAACCACGTACACGCCCAGGTGGCGCCGGCCTGGGCGCTGCGGGTCGCCGGGCACGAGGTCCGCGTGGCCAGCCACCCCGACCTCGGCGACGTGATCGCCCGCACCGGGCTGACCGCGGTCCCGGTCGGCCGGGAGCTCAACGAGGACCGGGTGATGGAGGAGCTGCGGGAACGCGAGGACGCCTCCCGCGACACGTACGACGACGCCCCCGACGCCCAGCTGCTGCTGGCGATGGACGAGCTGCGCCCGGAGAAGCTGACGTACGACCACATGCACGGCGTCCTCACCGCGATGACCTCGGCGGTCTTCCAGAACTACTCGTCGGCCGAGATGATCGACGACCTGGTGGAGTTCGCCCGTGCCTGGCGGCCCGACCTGGTGGTCTGGGATCCGCTGACCTTCGCCGGGTCCGTCGCCGCCCGGGTCACCGGTGCGGCGCACGCCCGGCTGATGTTCGGCCTGGACCTGGTCGGCCGCATGCGGGAGAGCTATCTGGCGGAGGTGCACCGGAGGCCGACCGCGCTGCGCGAGGACCCGATGAGGGAGTGGCTCGGCTGGGTGATGGAGCGCTACGGCGGAGCGTTCAGCGAGGACCTGGTGACCGGCCAGTGGACCATCGACCCGGTGCCGAACTCCCTGCGGCTCCCGGTGGACCTGCCGTACGTGCCGGTCCGCTGCGTCGCCTACAACGGCAGGGGCAGCATCCCGGCCTGGCTGCGCGCGGTGCCCGAACGCCCACGGGTGTGCCTGACGCTCGGGGTCTCGCACCGCGAGGTGATGGGCGGCGACCAGGCGTCCATAGGCGAGCTGATCGACGCGGTCGCCGGACTGGACGTCGAGGTGGTCGCCACCCTGAACGCCCGCCAGTTGCGGGAGGTCCGCGCCCTTCCCGACAACGTCCGCACCGTCGACTTCGTGCCGATGGACGCGCTGCTGCCGAGTTGTTCGGCCGTCATCAGCCACGGCGGGTCCGGCACGGTCCACACGGCGTTCCTGTACGGCGTCCCGCAGATCCTGGTGCCCGGAACCATGTGGGACAACGGCATCCGCGCCGACCTCGTGGAACGGTCGGGCGCCGGACTGCGTCTGGACGCGGACGCCCTGACGGCCGAGGCCCTGCGCGACGCGCTCAGCCGGGTACTGGCGGAGCCGTCGTTCGCCGCCGGAGCCGACCGGCTGCGCCGGGAGACGCTGGCCACACCCGCTCCCCGGGACATCGTCCCGGTGCTGGAGTCGCTCACCGCCGAACACCGGCGCCACGGCGCCACGGGACACGACGACCACCCTGCGAGGAACGATGTCTGA
- a CDS encoding ketosynthase chain-length factor produces the protein MTSTAVITGMGILAPTGLGTADHWSSTLAGRTAIGPISRFDPDRYPSRLAGEIGDFDPKAHGIPNRLLPQTDHMTRLALVAAEWAVEDAGVKPGELTEYGIGVVTASSAGGFAFGHRELHNLWSKGPEHVSAYQSFAWFYAVNTGQISIRHGLRGPGGVVVTEQAGGLDAVAKARRHLRDDVHMVIAGGVDGSPSPWGWVAQLAGGRISTVDDPERAYLPFDADASGHVPGEGGALFVLESPESARARGVRSWYGEIAGYASTFDPPPATGRPSNLRRAAELALADAALEPGDIDVVFADAAGIPELDRAEADAVREVFGPHGVPVTAPKTMTGRLGAGGAALDLATAVLSIRDGVIPPTANVRQPVPEYGIDLVLGRRDVPVSAALVLARGHGGFNAATVVTRQR, from the coding sequence ATGACGTCCACCGCCGTGATCACCGGTATGGGGATCCTCGCGCCGACCGGCCTGGGCACCGCCGACCACTGGAGCAGCACCCTGGCCGGGCGAACCGCGATCGGCCCGATCAGCCGCTTCGACCCGGACCGCTATCCCAGCCGGCTGGCCGGTGAGATCGGGGACTTCGACCCGAAGGCCCACGGCATCCCGAACCGGCTGCTCCCGCAGACCGACCATATGACGCGGCTGGCGCTGGTGGCCGCCGAATGGGCCGTCGAGGACGCCGGGGTGAAGCCCGGGGAACTGACGGAGTACGGCATCGGCGTCGTCACCGCCAGCTCGGCCGGCGGATTCGCGTTCGGCCACCGGGAACTGCACAACCTCTGGAGCAAGGGCCCGGAGCACGTCAGCGCCTACCAGTCCTTCGCCTGGTTCTACGCGGTCAACACCGGGCAGATCTCCATCCGGCACGGACTGCGCGGCCCGGGCGGTGTGGTCGTCACCGAGCAGGCAGGCGGGCTGGACGCGGTGGCGAAAGCGCGGCGACACCTGCGCGACGACGTCCACATGGTGATCGCGGGCGGCGTCGACGGCTCGCCGTCGCCCTGGGGCTGGGTCGCCCAGCTGGCGGGCGGCCGGATCAGCACCGTGGACGATCCCGAGCGGGCGTACCTGCCCTTCGACGCGGACGCCTCCGGCCATGTGCCGGGTGAGGGCGGTGCGTTGTTCGTCCTGGAGTCCCCGGAATCGGCACGCGCCCGCGGTGTGCGGTCCTGGTACGGGGAGATCGCCGGGTACGCGTCCACCTTCGACCCCCCGCCCGCGACGGGCCGGCCCTCCAACCTGCGGCGCGCCGCCGAACTCGCCCTCGCCGACGCTGCTCTTGAACCCGGCGACATCGACGTGGTGTTCGCCGACGCCGCGGGCATCCCCGAACTCGACCGTGCCGAGGCGGACGCCGTCCGCGAGGTGTTCGGCCCGCACGGCGTGCCCGTGACCGCGCCCAAGACGATGACCGGACGGCTCGGTGCCGGGGGCGCCGCGCTGGACCTGGCCACGGCCGTGCTGTCCATCCGCGACGGGGTGATCCCGCCGACGGCGAACGTACGGCAACCGGTGCCCGAGTACGGGATCGACCTCGTCCTCGGCCGTCGCGACGTACCCGTGTCCGCCGCGCTCGTGCTGGCCAGGGGGCACGGCGGCTTCAACGCGGCCACGGTGGTGACCCGACAACGATGA
- a CDS encoding SDR family NAD(P)-dependent oxidoreductase: MSAPDDRHAVVTGATSGIGLAVTTLLCGLGQRVFICARDAGNVENTVERLRDKGYDVAGQACDVRSTEQVGAFVRAAVDRYGPVDVLVNNAGRSGGGPTAQITDELWLDVVDTNLNSVLRLSREALTTGGMLDRGTGRIINIASTGGKQGVVLGAPYSASKHGVVGFTKALGLELARTGVTVNAVCPGYVETPMAQRVREGYAAVWDTTEEAVLERFEAKIPLGRYTTPEEVAGLVGYLVTDQAAPVTAQAINVCGGLGNY; encoded by the coding sequence ATGTCCGCTCCAGACGACCGGCACGCCGTGGTCACCGGTGCCACCAGTGGCATCGGCCTCGCCGTCACGACGCTGCTGTGCGGGCTCGGGCAGCGCGTGTTCATCTGCGCCCGCGACGCCGGGAACGTCGAGAACACCGTCGAACGGCTCCGCGACAAGGGCTACGACGTCGCGGGACAGGCGTGCGACGTGCGTTCCACGGAACAGGTCGGCGCCTTCGTCCGCGCCGCCGTGGACCGGTACGGCCCGGTCGACGTGCTGGTGAACAACGCGGGCCGCAGCGGGGGAGGCCCCACCGCGCAGATCACCGACGAGCTGTGGCTCGACGTCGTCGACACCAACCTCAACAGCGTGCTCAGGCTCTCCCGTGAGGCGCTCACCACGGGCGGCATGCTCGACCGGGGCACCGGGCGGATCATCAACATCGCCTCGACCGGCGGCAAGCAGGGCGTGGTGCTGGGGGCCCCGTACTCCGCCTCCAAGCACGGCGTCGTCGGCTTCACCAAGGCGCTGGGCCTGGAGCTGGCCAGGACCGGCGTCACCGTGAACGCGGTCTGCCCCGGCTATGTGGAGACGCCGATGGCGCAGCGGGTGCGCGAGGGCTACGCCGCGGTCTGGGACACCACGGAGGAGGCCGTGCTGGAACGGTTCGAGGCGAAGATCCCGCTCGGCAGGTACACCACCCCGGAGGAGGTCGCCGGCCTCGTCGGCTACCTCGTCACCGACCAGGCCGCCCCCGTCACGGCGCAGGCGATCAACGTCTGCGGCGGACTGGGCAACTACTGA
- a CDS encoding antibiotic biosynthesis monooxygenase family protein, with translation MQPNDLEPTGSGVVTFINRFTVHSSPEEFERAFAETGRYLADRDGFLRYALHRHAEDPTRWVNIAHWRDARAFRAAVGSPSFPQHAARVRELSTSEPGLYLPRQYVSAERAAGDR, from the coding sequence ATGCAGCCGAACGACCTTGAGCCCACCGGGAGCGGGGTGGTCACCTTCATCAACCGGTTCACGGTGCACTCCTCGCCGGAGGAGTTCGAGAGGGCCTTCGCCGAGACCGGACGGTACCTGGCGGACCGGGACGGATTCCTGCGGTACGCGCTGCACCGGCACGCCGAGGATCCGACCCGCTGGGTCAACATCGCGCACTGGCGCGACGCACGGGCCTTCCGCGCCGCGGTGGGCTCCCCCTCCTTCCCGCAGCACGCCGCACGGGTGAGGGAACTGAGCACCAGCGAGCCCGGCCTCTACCTCCCCCGGCAGTACGTGTCGGCGGAGCGGGCGGCGGGGGACCGCTGA
- a CDS encoding beta-ketoacyl-[acyl-carrier-protein] synthase family protein, translating into MATSAGRRAVITGIGVVAPNSVGRKPFWDALTAGRTATRRITFFDPTPYRSQVAAEIDFDPLREGLSPQQARRMDRAAQFAVVSAREGVADSGLDHAELDPARTGVAIGSAVGCTMSLEDEYSVVSDGGRHWHVDDSYAGRHLFDYFVPSSIAAEVARDVGAEGPVSLISTGCTSGLDSVGHAVELIRDGSADVMVAGASDAPISPITVACFDAIKATTPRNDEPGRASRPFDRTRNGFVLGEGAAVFVLEEFEHARRRGAHVYAEISGFASRSNAFHMTGLRPDGREMAEAIRVAMRRAAVAPRDVDYVNAHGSGTVQNDRHETAAFKRTLGEHAYRVPVSGIKSMIGHSLGAVGSLEIAACALAIEHDTVPPTANLHEPDPECDLDYVPLTAREQRVDTVLTVGSGFGGFQSAMVLRSPERAAS; encoded by the coding sequence ATGGCCACGTCCGCGGGCCGCCGTGCCGTCATCACCGGCATCGGTGTCGTCGCTCCCAACTCCGTGGGCCGCAAACCCTTCTGGGACGCGCTGACCGCCGGGCGCACGGCCACCAGGAGAATCACCTTCTTCGATCCCACCCCCTACCGCTCACAGGTCGCCGCCGAGATCGACTTCGACCCGCTGCGGGAGGGACTGTCCCCGCAGCAGGCCCGCCGGATGGACCGCGCCGCGCAGTTCGCCGTGGTGAGCGCCCGGGAGGGCGTCGCCGACAGCGGACTCGACCACGCGGAACTGGACCCCGCGCGGACCGGGGTGGCCATCGGCAGCGCGGTGGGCTGCACCATGAGCCTCGAGGACGAGTACTCCGTCGTCAGCGACGGCGGGCGCCACTGGCACGTGGACGACTCCTACGCCGGGCGGCACCTGTTCGACTACTTCGTCCCCAGCTCGATCGCCGCGGAGGTCGCCCGCGACGTTGGCGCCGAGGGCCCCGTGTCCCTGATCTCGACCGGCTGCACCTCCGGACTGGACTCGGTCGGGCACGCGGTGGAACTGATTCGGGACGGCTCGGCGGACGTGATGGTGGCCGGCGCCAGCGACGCCCCGATCTCGCCGATCACCGTGGCCTGCTTCGACGCGATCAAGGCGACCACTCCGCGCAACGACGAGCCCGGGCGCGCGTCGCGGCCCTTCGACCGCACCAGGAACGGGTTCGTCCTCGGCGAGGGAGCCGCGGTGTTCGTCCTCGAGGAGTTCGAGCACGCCCGCCGGCGCGGCGCCCACGTGTACGCGGAGATCAGCGGCTTCGCCTCCCGCTCCAACGCCTTCCACATGACCGGGCTGCGCCCGGACGGCCGGGAGATGGCGGAGGCCATCCGCGTCGCGATGCGCCGGGCCGCCGTCGCCCCGCGGGACGTCGACTACGTCAACGCGCACGGGTCGGGCACCGTGCAGAACGACCGGCACGAGACGGCGGCTTTCAAGAGGACCCTCGGTGAGCACGCCTACCGGGTTCCGGTCAGCGGCATCAAGTCGATGATCGGGCACTCCCTGGGGGCCGTCGGCTCCCTGGAGATCGCGGCCTGTGCGCTCGCCATCGAGCACGACACCGTCCCGCCCACGGCCAACCTGCACGAGCCCGACCCCGAGTGCGACCTGGACTACGTGCCGTTGACGGCGCGCGAGCAGCGGGTGGACACCGTCCTCACCGTGGGCAGCGGCTTCGGGGGCTTCCAGAGCGCGATGGTGCTGCGGAGCCCGGAGAGGGCGGCGTCATGA